In Gadus chalcogrammus isolate NIFS_2021 chromosome 11, NIFS_Gcha_1.0, whole genome shotgun sequence, a single window of DNA contains:
- the prss35 gene encoding inactive serine protease 35, translating into MGLVTRSLLVPLAVLAVVVAASLAEQAPAEDEYTWPQWELPLVRTRRTVPLSSPSFSARPQAELSATCGIECQRRLPEPSLLDLEQFLSYETVYENGTRTLTSVSVQGLDAPARNSSSQPASSAKSRRKREVYGMDTRFTIADKLYSTKYPFSTTVKISTGCSGVLLSPKHVLTAAHCIHDGRDYLSGAQKLRVGILKEKSRRGKGGKGKGGRGGKGKRRKEEEGKDEEQPEENQEKGKKGKGKGRKSRSRRSADKADKPSFKWTRVKQTQVPKGWFKGGASEGVAADYDYAVLELKKAQKVKHMDLGVVPSVKKLPASRIHFSGFDDDRPGNLVYRFCSVSEESKDLLYQYCDAEAGSSGSGVYVRLKEPGKKRWKRKIIGVFTGHRWVDANGNGQQQDFNVAVRITPLKYAQICYWVHGDSSQCRAA; encoded by the coding sequence ATGGGCCTCGTAACGCGGTCCCTCCTGGTCCCGTTGGCAGtgctggctgtggtggtggcagCCTCGCTGGCAGAACAAGCCCCAGCAGAAGATGAGTACACCTGGCCACAGTGGGAGCTTCCCCTGGTGAGGACCAGGCGCACGGTGCCCCTCAGCAGCCCCAGCTTCTCCGCCCGCCCCCAGGCGGAGCTGAGCGCCACCTGCGGGATCGAGTGCCAGCGGCGCCTCCCCGAGCCCTCGCTGCTGGACCTGGAGCAGTTCCTCTCCTACGAGACGGTGTACGAGAACGGCACGCGCACCCTGACCTCCGTCAGCGTGCAGGGCCTCGACGCCCCCGCCCGGAACTCCTCCTCCCAACCCGCCTCCTCGGCCAAGTCCCGCCGCAAGCGCGAGGTGTACGGCATGGACACCCGCTTCACCATCGCCGACAAGCTGTACTCCACCAAGTACCCCTTCTCCACCACCGTCAAGATCTCCACCGGCTGCTCGGGGGTCCTGCTGTCGCCCAAGCACGTGCTGACGGCCGCCCACTGCATCCACGACGGGCGGGACTACCTCAGCGGGGCGCAGAAGCTCAGAGTGGGCATCCTGAAGGAGAAGTccaggagagggaagggaggcaAGGGaaaaggaggacgaggagggaagggcaagaggaggaaggaggaggagggcaaagACGAGGAGCAGCCCGAGGAGAACCAAGAGAAGGGGAAGAAGggaaaggggaaggggaggaagagccGCAGTCGCCGCAGCGCCGACAAGGCGGACAAGCCCTCGTTCAAGTGGACCCGGGTCAAGCAGACTCAGGTCCCCAAGGGCTGGTTCAAAGGAGGCGCGTCCGAGGGGGTTGCGGCAGACTACGACTACGCGGTCCTGGAGCTGAAGAAGGCCCAGAAGGTGAAGCACATGGATCTGGGCGTGGTGCCCTCGGTGAAGAAGCTCCCGGCCAGCAGGATCCACTTCTCAGGCTTCGACGACGATCGGCCCGGCAACCTGGTGTACCGGTTCTGCTCAGTGTCGGAGGAGTCCAAGGACCTGCTGTACCAGTACTGCGACGCCGAGGCGGGCTCCAGCGGCTCCGGGGTCTACGTCCGCCTCAAGGAGCCCGGCAAGaagaggtggaagaggaagatCATCGGGGTGTTCACGGGCCACCGTTGGGTGGACGCCAACGGGAACGGGCAGCAGCaggacttcaacgtggccgtgAGGATTACACCGCTCAAGTATGCCCAGATCTGCTACTGGGTGCACGGGGACTCCAGCCAGTGCCGGGCCGCCTAA